A region of Desulfolithobacter dissulfuricans DNA encodes the following proteins:
- a CDS encoding NAD(P)(+) transhydrogenase (Re/Si-specific) subunit beta gives MNLFINFSYLVAAVLFIFGLKMLSSPATARRGNLVSACGMLLAVVVTLLASGLAYVWIVLGLVIGSGIGLVAARRVEMTQMPEMVALFNGFGGIASLLLAWGEFHQGHEYTAFLLTVTFLSAFIGGVTFSGSMVAFGKLSERMPSRPLTFAGQHLVNGAILLLAVVSGILFAMTGGYGWFLLTVVLALVFGVTSVIPIGGADMPVVISLLNSYSGLAACAAGFVIHNNILIVAGALVGASGVILTNIMCKAMNRSLANVLFSGFGATSKKSEGPQGEVRPATAEDVYYLLEAADTVVFVPGYGLAVAQAQHAVRELGELLEKNGTEVLYAIHPVAGRMPGHMNVLLAEANVPYDQLVEMDEINPRMDSVDVCVVIGANDVVNPAALDDPDSPIYGMPIIETHRARTVVVLKRSMGAGFAGIQNALFFYPNTRMYFGDAKASLQALIAEFKDVD, from the coding sequence GTGAATCTGTTTATCAATTTCAGCTACCTGGTGGCCGCGGTTCTGTTCATCTTCGGCCTGAAGATGCTCAGCTCGCCGGCCACGGCCCGGCGGGGCAACCTGGTTTCGGCCTGCGGCATGCTGCTGGCCGTGGTGGTGACCCTGCTGGCTTCGGGGCTGGCCTATGTCTGGATTGTCCTGGGACTGGTCATCGGTTCCGGCATCGGCCTGGTGGCCGCCCGTCGGGTGGAGATGACCCAGATGCCGGAGATGGTGGCCCTGTTCAACGGGTTCGGTGGCATAGCCAGCCTGCTCCTGGCCTGGGGCGAGTTCCACCAGGGCCATGAGTACACCGCCTTTCTCCTCACCGTGACTTTCCTCTCGGCCTTTATCGGCGGGGTTACCTTCTCCGGCTCCATGGTCGCCTTCGGCAAGCTCAGTGAACGGATGCCGAGCCGACCGCTGACCTTTGCCGGCCAGCATCTGGTCAATGGCGCCATTCTGCTTCTGGCCGTGGTTTCGGGAATCCTGTTTGCCATGACCGGTGGCTATGGCTGGTTTCTGCTCACCGTGGTCCTGGCCCTGGTCTTCGGTGTGACCTCGGTTATCCCCATCGGCGGTGCCGACATGCCGGTGGTGATCTCGCTTCTGAACTCCTACTCGGGCCTGGCCGCCTGTGCCGCCGGTTTCGTGATCCACAACAATATCCTGATCGTGGCCGGTGCACTGGTCGGGGCCTCGGGAGTGATCCTCACCAATATCATGTGCAAGGCCATGAACCGTTCCCTGGCCAATGTCCTCTTTTCCGGTTTCGGCGCGACATCGAAAAAGAGTGAAGGACCCCAGGGCGAGGTCCGGCCCGCCACGGCTGAGGATGTTTACTACCTGCTGGAGGCCGCCGACACGGTGGTCTTTGTCCCCGGTTACGGCCTGGCCGTGGCCCAGGCCCAGCATGCGGTCCGCGAACTGGGTGAGCTGCTGGAGAAAAACGGCACCGAGGTTCTCTATGCCATCCATCCGGTGGCCGGCCGCATGCCGGGCCACATGAACGTCCTGCTGGCCGAGGCCAACGTGCCCTATGATCAGCTCGTGGAAATGGATGAGATCAATCCGCGCATGGACAGTGTCGATGTCTGCGTGGTGATCGGCGCCAACGACGTGGTCAATCCGGCGGCTCTCGATGATCCGGACAGTCCCATCTACGGTATGCCCATCATCGAGACCCATCGGGCCCGAACCGTGGTGGTGCTCAAACGCTCCATGGGGGCCGGGTTTGCCGGGATCCAGAATGCGCTGTTCTTTTATCCCAATACCAGGATGTATTTCGGCGACGCCAAGGCCTCTTTGCAGGCACTCATTGCCGAGTTCAAGGACGTGGATTAA
- a CDS encoding Re/Si-specific NAD(P)(+) transhydrogenase subunit alpha, which translates to MKICIPRETHPGETRVPVVPATVKKLIGLGAQVLVESGLGRSCRFEDEAYLEAGARLVDDRTELLGQADMVLRLRKPPLEEVDVLRPGTIQVSYLDPFNEQTLLERLRERRISAFSLEMIPRTTIAQKMDVLSSQANLGGYVAVILAAEQLDRILPMMTTPAGTIKPARVFIIGVGVAGLQAIATARRLGARVEAFDTRPEVKEQVQSLGARFVEIDLGETGSTRDGYARALTPEQLEKQKQGMARACELADVVITTAQVFGRPAPRIIDRPIIDRMQPGSVIVDMAVETGGNVEGSRVDEVVEIGGVRIIGFANLPGRVAVTASEMFSANLGNFVDHFWDRESKTFRLELENDLVQGALITHAGEIFSQTYKQIMSK; encoded by the coding sequence TTGAAGATCTGCATACCCAGGGAAACCCATCCCGGTGAGACACGGGTGCCGGTGGTACCGGCCACGGTGAAGAAGCTGATCGGTCTTGGGGCCCAGGTCCTGGTGGAAAGCGGGCTGGGACGCAGCTGCCGTTTCGAGGATGAGGCGTATCTGGAGGCCGGGGCCCGACTGGTGGACGACCGCACCGAGCTCCTGGGCCAGGCCGACATGGTCCTTCGGCTGCGCAAGCCGCCCCTGGAAGAGGTGGACGTGCTCAGGCCGGGTACCATCCAGGTCAGCTATCTTGATCCTTTCAACGAACAGACCCTGCTGGAGCGGTTGCGGGAACGCAGGATTTCCGCCTTCAGCCTGGAGATGATACCGCGGACCACCATTGCCCAGAAGATGGATGTGCTCAGCTCCCAGGCCAACCTGGGTGGGTACGTGGCGGTGATCCTGGCCGCCGAACAGCTGGACCGGATCCTGCCCATGATGACCACCCCGGCCGGAACCATCAAGCCGGCCCGGGTCTTTATCATCGGTGTCGGCGTGGCCGGTCTCCAGGCCATTGCCACTGCCCGGCGCCTGGGCGCCCGCGTGGAGGCCTTTGACACCCGGCCCGAGGTCAAGGAGCAGGTCCAGTCGCTCGGGGCCCGGTTCGTGGAGATCGACCTGGGCGAGACCGGCTCTACCAGGGACGGCTATGCCCGGGCCCTGACCCCTGAGCAGCTTGAAAAACAGAAGCAGGGCATGGCCCGGGCCTGCGAGCTGGCCGATGTGGTCATCACCACGGCCCAGGTCTTTGGCCGCCCGGCGCCCCGGATCATCGACCGGCCCATCATCGACCGCATGCAGCCGGGTTCGGTGATAGTGGACATGGCGGTGGAGACGGGCGGCAATGTGGAAGGCTCCCGGGTGGACGAGGTGGTGGAAATCGGCGGAGTGCGGATCATCGGTTTTGCTAACCTGCCCGGCCGGGTGGCGGTGACCGCCTCGGAAATGTTTTCCGCAAACCTCGGCAACTTTGTCGACCATTTCTGGGACCGGGAGAGCAAAACCTTCCGGCTCGAGCTGGAAAACGATCTGGTCCAGGGGGCCCTGATCACCCATGCCGGGGAGATCTTCAGCCAGACCTACAAGCAAATCATGAGCAAGTGA
- a CDS encoding NAD(P) transhydrogenase subunit alpha, with product MDAVYLAFVFVLTIFLGFELIAKVPSTLHTPLMSGSNAISGITLVGAIASLKLGSGFFATLLGVLAVIFATINVVGGYAVTNRMLEMFKKKDDGGAV from the coding sequence ATGGATGCTGTCTATCTCGCGTTTGTCTTTGTCCTGACCATCTTTCTTGGCTTTGAACTGATCGCCAAGGTCCCCTCCACCCTGCACACGCCGCTGATGTCCGGCTCCAACGCCATCTCCGGCATCACCCTGGTGGGGGCCATTGCCTCGCTCAAGCTGGGTAGTGGCTTTTTCGCCACCCTGCTCGGGGTGCTGGCGGTGATCTTTGCCACCATCAACGTGGTGGGCGGCTATGCCGTGACCAATCGGATGCTGGAGATGTTCAAGAAAAAGGATGATGGAGGTGCGGTGTGA
- a CDS encoding uracil-xanthine permease family protein — protein MNAESDTSSIFRQALVGLQMLFVAFGALVLVPILTGLDPNVALFTAGLGTLLFQVITKRQVPIFLASSFAFIAPIIYGVQTWGIPGTLSGLLAAGLVYVLLALLIKARGRGIIKKVLPPVVVGPVIMVIGLSLAPVAVHLAMGKTGDGTAVLVAKGPALAVALVSLLVTILAVLLGRGMIRLISILIGITAGYILSVVLGLVDFTPVLEAPLFRVPAFVLPQLNWQAILFIVPVAIAPAIEHIGDMLAISHVTGKNYLEKPGLHRTLMGDGLATSLAAMLGGPPNTTYSEVTGAVTLTRAFNPAVMTWAALAAIVLSFSGTLGALLATIPTPVMGGIMTLLFGTIATIGMNTLVREGTDLAKPRNLVIVSLILVFGVGDMALGYAGFMVKGIGLSAIVGVLLNLLLPGKSGSVATEVGDL, from the coding sequence ATGAATGCGGAAAGTGATACCAGCAGTATCTTCCGGCAGGCCCTGGTCGGCCTGCAGATGTTGTTTGTTGCCTTTGGTGCCCTGGTCCTGGTACCGATCCTCACCGGACTGGACCCCAACGTGGCCCTGTTCACCGCCGGCCTGGGAACCCTGCTCTTTCAGGTCATCACCAAACGGCAGGTCCCCATTTTTCTGGCCTCCTCCTTTGCCTTTATCGCTCCGATCATCTACGGCGTGCAGACCTGGGGAATTCCCGGCACCCTGTCCGGCCTGCTGGCCGCCGGTCTGGTCTATGTCCTGCTGGCCCTGCTGATCAAGGCCCGGGGTCGCGGTATCATCAAAAAGGTCCTGCCGCCGGTGGTGGTCGGTCCGGTCATCATGGTGATCGGCCTGTCGCTGGCGCCGGTGGCCGTCCACCTGGCCATGGGCAAAACCGGCGACGGCACGGCGGTGCTGGTGGCCAAGGGGCCGGCCCTGGCCGTGGCCCTGGTCTCGCTGCTGGTGACCATCCTCGCGGTACTGCTCGGCCGGGGCATGATCCGGCTGATCTCTATTCTTATCGGTATCACAGCCGGATACATTCTGTCGGTTGTGCTGGGGCTGGTGGATTTCACCCCGGTGCTGGAGGCGCCGCTCTTCCGGGTGCCGGCTTTTGTCCTCCCCCAGCTCAACTGGCAGGCGATCCTGTTCATCGTTCCGGTGGCCATCGCCCCGGCCATCGAACATATCGGCGACATGCTGGCCATCAGCCATGTCACCGGTAAGAACTATCTGGAAAAACCTGGTCTGCACCGGACGCTGATGGGAGACGGGCTGGCCACCTCCCTGGCGGCCATGCTCGGCGGTCCCCCCAATACCACCTATTCCGAGGTCACCGGGGCCGTGACCCTGACCCGAGCCTTCAATCCAGCGGTTATGACCTGGGCAGCCCTGGCAGCCATTGTCCTGTCCTTTTCCGGTACCCTGGGCGCCCTGCTGGCCACCATACCTACCCCGGTCATGGGCGGGATCATGACCCTGCTCTTCGGTACCATCGCCACCATCGGCATGAACACCCTGGTCCGGGAGGGAACGGACCTGGCCAAGCCGCGCAACCTGGTCATCGTCTCCCTTATTCTGGTCTTCGGTGTCGGAGACATGGCTCTGGGGTATGCAGGTTTCATGGTCAAGGGTATTGGGCTCTCCGCCATTGTCGGCGTGCTCCTCAACCTGCTTCTGCCCGGCAAGAGCGGTTCGGTGGCCACTGAGGTCGGAGATCTGTAG